From one Marinobacter sp. LV10MA510-1 genomic stretch:
- a CDS encoding YggT family protein codes for MLPKILLTILSIASSFYMTLVLLRFLLQLARADFYNPISQFVVKVTNPPLRVVRKLVPGWGGIDGAAIVLAILIQAITFTLVLLLYDAGAALFNPAWLLAWSVLNVAGLVATLYFWAVIAVVVISWIAPGSSHPAIQLVAQITEPVMRPVRKVVPSLGGLDLSPIIVFLILQVITVMIDHMKVATGMPALLAGM; via the coding sequence ATGCTGCCGAAGATTCTGCTCACAATTTTGTCGATCGCCTCGTCGTTCTACATGACCCTGGTACTGCTGAGGTTTTTGCTGCAGCTGGCACGAGCCGATTTTTACAACCCCATTTCGCAGTTCGTAGTGAAGGTCACCAATCCTCCGCTGCGCGTTGTGCGTAAACTTGTTCCTGGCTGGGGCGGTATTGATGGCGCGGCTATCGTGCTAGCCATACTGATTCAAGCCATCACCTTTACCCTGGTATTGCTGCTGTATGACGCCGGCGCGGCGCTTTTCAATCCGGCGTGGCTGTTGGCCTGGTCAGTGCTGAACGTGGCGGGACTGGTAGCAACTCTGTATTTCTGGGCGGTGATTGCCGTGGTGGTTATCAGCTGGATCGCGCCCGGCAGCAGCCACCCGGCGATTCAGCTGGTGGCTCAGATTACCGAACCGGTCATGCGCCCGGTGCGCAAAGTGGTGCCATCACTGGGCGGCCTGGACCTGTCACCCATTATTGTATTTCTGATACTGCAGGTGATTACTGTGATGATTGATCACATGAAGGTCGCCACCGGCATGCCGGCGCTTTTGGCTGGAATGTAA